From a single Miscanthus floridulus cultivar M001 chromosome 8, ASM1932011v1, whole genome shotgun sequence genomic region:
- the LOC136469989 gene encoding pectinesterase inhibitor 8-like — MSPWTFLVTTSAIVAILVLHGADATVVTTCKTAADSDKRVDYEFCVLELGKHHESPDADIWGLAKVAALVGAANTGSVLVEIRARLAKPGTDAKTTTALRQCLQLYDEVNYAFLYAYERINDRNYAAGKEEVGLATPLALRCDDAFTKVAIPSPLNQSSKYTTKISIVCIAITNLIK; from the coding sequence ATGAGTCCATGGACTTTCCTTGTCACCACATCCGCCATCGTCGCCATTCTTGTTCTCCACGGTGCCGACGCTACGGTGGTGACAACGTGCAAGACAGCTGCCGATAGCGATAAGCGTGTCGACTATGAGTTTTGTGTGTTAGAGTTGGGCAAGCACCATGAGAGCCCCGATGCAGATATCTGGGGCCTAGCAAAAGTGGCGGCTCTGGTCGGTGCTGCCAACACTGGGAGTGTTCTCGTCGAGATCAGGGCCCGGCTAGCCAAGCCGGGAACAGACGCcaagacgacgacggcgctgcgaCAGTGCCTTCAGCTGTACGACGAAGTAAATTATGCGTTCCTGTACGCATACGAAAGAATCAACGATCGCAATTACGCCGCAGGGAAGGAAGAGGTGGGGTTGGCCACACCTCTTGCGCTCAGATGCGATGATGCATTCACTAAGGTTGCCATCCCATCACCTCTCAACCAGAGCAGCAAGTACACAACGAAGATATCCATCGTCTGCATAGCAATCACCAACCTCATAAAGTGA